The genomic stretch GCTCCTTATGTACCAGACTGAAAGTCCTATACTGTTTTTAAAGTATCAAACAATATAGAAATGTACTAAGCAGAAAAGTCAAAGTCCCCAACAAACACCTGCCTAATAGCTTGCAATCTTTAGAATATTTGGAACCTTTATAATCTTCTTCTATGCACATGTACTTTTACAAATAATGCTTCACAAAAATAGGACCCTATACGGCCTACCCCTAATATCGTGGACACCTTTAGTACAGATACAGGTGTTGTAACAGTCTCTCTTACTAGcaatttttcatttgtcttcacCTAAACTTAATCAGTCCCTACTGAAATCTATTAGTTATggcagaaatgcaaactttaaaataattaccaTTACACTGAATAGCTTTACATATAACTTTGTCTACTTGAGCATTTCCATAGGATAAGCTTCTATAGGTAGCCCTGCTGGGTCAATGGATAGATACTCTCTACCTTTTCATATGTGCTACCAAACCATTCTCTGAAATGGCTGTTCAATGTACATTCTCAAAACAGTGTTCAGAGGTAGCATTTCCCAATACTATCCCCACCCCAGGTACTTTTAAGTCTTTGCCAATCTGATAACAAAGAATATCTAACTGTGGTTTGTACTTTGATTGGCAGCAACACtgaatatttttcatgttatcggtaatgtgatttcttctttaagaACTGCACAAATTTCACTAGACTACATAGGGATGGTTTATTTTTTCAATGGAATATAGAGAGTAATGAACTTAAACTATGGAAATCTTTAATCCTAGGTATTATTGTCAAGGTTACATGGCCCACAAGGAGCGTTCTATTTCACTTCACATTCACCTGGTGAGCACATCATTTGCTTACAATCTAATTCTACAAGGCTTGTGTCATTCGGAGGCAGTAAGCTGGTAAGTAAATGCCCTTGTGTCCTTGCAGATGAACAGTGTCAGCATTAGTCGGGCGTGACAATGATATGCAGAACCATTATGCCCAGGCCGTATTAAACTCCTGCACCCAGATCTCAGCACAGCAACTAAAGAGGGAGCTGGAGAGCTTGGAAGGGGTTCAAAGCAGAGCCACAAAGTTGATTAAAGGGCTTGAAAAATGAGAACTGGGAGGGAAGGTTGAGAGAACTGTGATTATTCAGGCTTGAAAACAATTGAAGGCTGAAGGGTGAATTAATAATGGAATTTCAATCAATGAAACTCTTACACGGTAGATGGTGATTGGATATTTTCTAAAGGTTCGGAGGCATCAGAAATTTAGTATGTAGAGAACCTTTTCCTGAGAGTAATCAAACTGTCTCAGGGCCAAAGGCATGTGCCCGGAAGTCTAGAGGACACAGCTCAGGAAGCTGCAGTTGCCCTTTCAGGGCGGCAGGTGCCACCTAACGCACGCTTGTGACAGTGAAAGACTCCCGAGGATAACGTGGGATGGAGCGGCGGCGAGGCGGAAAGAGAATGGAGTGTTTGCTCTCAGAAAGGTGGCGGGGGTTGCAGggtggaggaaaaggagggactgggggggggggcacaACGAGGGAAAAGCAGGAAACGAGCGAGCCCCATGAAAGCGCGTTTCTTCCCTTTTACTGTGTCACAGCGGGTCCACTTAGATATTCGAGTCGGAGAACACGACCTTGATGCAGCCATTACTCAAGCAAAGGACAAAGTCAATGAAGTCAGCTTCAAGCTTGAACATCTCATCGAGCAAATTGAGCAAATAGTCAAAGAACAGAACTATCAAAGGGTCAGTCTCCCTAATCAGCTTACACCCTCTCTTCCTGCCAGGAACAGAATTCTTGACTAAGCCCCCGAACCAGGGAAAGACTAAACTGCCTGtttcctgggtttctccaggacTGCGTGGATGTGCAGGGTTGGTGGGGGTGCCCTTCTGCCGTCTGCTGGACCGTGAGCTCCTCTAGGAGAGGAGCTGCGGCTCGCTCGCCGCAGGGCTGTGAGCTCACAGATGAGTAAGTGAGGGCTTCCCACACACCCTGTGCATCGGCAGCATTGTTTTGCTCCTGAGACGTCGTGTGTCTCCCGGGCCACTGCGCTCGGCGGACCCTGGCTGCACGTGGGCCTGAAT from Ovis canadensis isolate MfBH-ARS-UI-01 breed Bighorn chromosome 6, ARS-UI_OviCan_v2, whole genome shotgun sequence encodes the following:
- the LOC138442236 gene encoding transmembrane emp24 domain-containing protein 11 isoform X2; this translates as MRYYCQGYMAHKERSISLHIHLRVHLDIRVGEHDLDAAITQAKDKVNEVSFKLEHLIEQIEQIVKEQNYQRDREEKFRMTSEDTNSNVLWWAFTQTLIFISVGIFQMKSLKDFFIAKKLV